The following coding sequences are from one Carassius gibelio isolate Cgi1373 ecotype wild population from Czech Republic chromosome B7, carGib1.2-hapl.c, whole genome shotgun sequence window:
- the mtfmt gene encoding methionyl-tRNA formyltransferase, mitochondrial, with protein sequence MWNLNYLKFIDQGRLLSQGLCSSCIARLRRCDGSHRRGLFLFSRNKSFVTQIKSASKPPWRVLFFGSDDFALESLKRLHVSRDDRKAGVVGSLEVVTLSRDAPVRKYAEEHRLPLHHWPDVDLTAQFDVGVVVSFGCLIKENLINKMPYGILNVHPSLLPRWRGPAPIFHTILHGDSVTGVTIMQIRPKRFDVGPILQQELYEVPKNCTADELGATLAAEGSEMLMDTLKHLPQRIANRKEQPKEGASFAPKISSRMAWIMWEEHSCDYIDRLFRAIGSRFPLKTMWMGNPLKLLDFVGKCSVSFTAAPYLSSVPGSVHYQKESNTLLVRCKDGWVGFKAVNFKKRLSASDFFNGYLHQSVLKKSPSTNTCLFQSYKESDSPGGHHNNMLLRNNTSL encoded by the exons ATGTGGAACCTAAACTACTTAAAATTCATAGATCAGGGACGTTTGCTGTCTCAAGGACTTTGTAGCAGCTGCATCGCCCGTCTTCGTCGATGTGACGGCAGTCATAGAAGAGGCTTGTTTTTGTTCAGCAGGAATAAATCTTTTGTGACTCAAATAAAATCTGCTTCAAAACCACCCTGGAGAGTTTTGTTCTTTGGAAGTGATGATTTTGCACTGGAATCACTGAAACGGCTTCATGTATCTCG AGATGACAGAAAAGCTGGAGTCGTAGGTTCACTTGAGGTTGTGACGCTGTCCAGAGATGCTCCAGTCAGGAAGTATGCAGAGGAGCATAGACTTCCTCTTCACCACTGGCCAGATGTGGATTTAACTGCACAGTTTGATGTTGGTGTAGTGGTGTCATTTGGCTGCTTAATCAAGGAGAACCTCATCAACAAAATGCCGTA CGGGATCCTGAATGTGCACCCTAGTTTGTTGCCACGCTGGCGGGGTCCTGCTCCAATCTTTCATACGATTCTGCATGGAGACAGTGTCACAGGAGTGACTATCATGCAAATAAGGCCTAAAAG aTTTGATGTGGGCCCCATTCTTCAGCAAGAGCTGTATGAGGTTCCAAAGAACTGCACTGCTGATGAGCTCGGTGCCACTTTAGCAGCTGAGGGTTCAGAAATG TTGATGGACACTCTAAAACATCTACCACAAAGGATAGCAAACAGAAAGGAGCAGCCGAAGGAGGGAGCATCATTTG CCCCTAAAATCAGTTCCAGAATGGCTTGGATAATGTGGGAAGAGCACAGCTGTGACTACATTGACCGCTTGTTTCGAGCCATTGGATCTCGG TTTCCGTTGAAAACAATGTGGATGGGCAATCCCCTCAAACTTCTGGACTTTGTTGGCAAATGCAGTGTGTCGTTTACAG CTGCTCCTTATTTATCTTCAGTGCCAGGGTCTGTCCATTATCAGAAAGAATCCAATACTCTACTCGTCCGCTGCAAG gatgGATGGGTTGGATTCAAAGCAGTGAATTTCAAGAAAAGGCTGTCGGCATCAGATTTCTTTAATGGGTATCTCCACCAGAGCGTGCTGAAGAAATCTCCCTCCACAAACACCTGTCTGTTCCAGAGTTATAAAGAGTCTGATTCACCTGGAGGACACCACAATAACATGCTCCTGCGGAATAACACTTCACTTTGA